The proteins below come from a single Fodinicola acaciae genomic window:
- the ettA gene encoding energy-dependent translational throttle protein EttA: MAQYIYTMRKVRKAHGDKVILDDVTLAFLPGAKIGVVGPNGAGKSSVLKIMAGLDQPSNGDAQLAPGSTVGLLAQEPPLTEDKNVRENVEEAVAELRGWLTRFEEVSNAMADPDADFDALMAEQGELMEKIEAHDGWELDSRLEQAMDALRCPPGDADVRVLSGGERRRVALCKLLLQQPDLLLLDEPTNHLDAESVQWLEQHLAKYPGTILAVTHDRYFLDNVAGWIMELDRGHAIGYEGNYTTYLEKKRERMAVQGRKDAKTAKRLAEELEWVRSNPKARQTKSKARLQRYEEMAAEAEKTRKLDFEEIQIPPGPRLGNVVVEVSHLDKGFDGRALIKDLSFSLPRNGIVGVIGPNGVGKTTLFKTIVGLEQPDSGTVRVGDTVQLSYVDQTRAGIDPDKNVWQVVSEELDFIQVGKVEMPSRAYVSAFGFKGPDQQKPAGVLSGGERNRLNLALTLKQGGNLILLDEPTNDLDVETLSSLENALLEFPGCAVITSHDRWFLDRVATHILAWEGDDADPAKWFWFEGNFDAYEKNKIERLGPEAARPHSVTYRRLTRD, encoded by the coding sequence GTGGCTCAGTACATCTACACCATGCGCAAGGTGCGCAAGGCACACGGCGACAAGGTCATCCTCGACGACGTGACGCTGGCTTTCCTGCCGGGCGCCAAAATCGGCGTGGTCGGTCCCAACGGCGCCGGCAAGTCCAGCGTGCTGAAGATCATGGCCGGCCTCGACCAGCCGTCCAACGGCGACGCGCAGCTGGCGCCGGGGTCGACGGTCGGCCTGCTGGCGCAGGAGCCGCCGCTGACCGAGGACAAAAACGTACGCGAGAACGTCGAGGAGGCGGTCGCCGAGCTGCGCGGCTGGCTGACCCGCTTCGAAGAGGTCTCCAACGCGATGGCCGACCCGGACGCCGACTTCGACGCCCTGATGGCCGAGCAGGGCGAGCTGATGGAGAAGATCGAGGCGCACGACGGTTGGGAGCTGGACAGCCGTCTTGAGCAGGCGATGGACGCGCTGCGCTGTCCGCCCGGCGACGCGGACGTACGCGTGCTCTCCGGCGGCGAGCGGCGCAGGGTCGCGCTCTGCAAGCTGCTGCTGCAGCAGCCTGACCTGCTGCTTCTGGACGAGCCGACCAACCACCTGGACGCCGAGTCGGTGCAGTGGCTGGAGCAGCACCTGGCCAAATATCCGGGCACCATCCTGGCCGTCACGCACGACCGCTACTTCCTGGACAACGTGGCCGGCTGGATCATGGAGCTCGACCGCGGCCACGCCATCGGCTACGAGGGCAACTACACGACGTATCTGGAGAAGAAGCGCGAGCGGATGGCCGTGCAGGGCCGCAAGGACGCCAAGACGGCGAAGCGGCTGGCCGAGGAGCTGGAGTGGGTACGCTCCAACCCCAAGGCGCGGCAGACCAAGAGCAAGGCCCGGCTGCAGCGCTACGAGGAGATGGCGGCCGAGGCGGAGAAGACCCGCAAGCTGGACTTCGAGGAGATCCAGATCCCGCCGGGCCCGCGGCTGGGCAACGTGGTCGTCGAGGTGTCCCACCTGGACAAGGGCTTTGACGGCCGCGCGCTGATCAAGGACCTGTCGTTTTCGTTGCCGCGTAACGGCATCGTCGGGGTGATCGGTCCCAACGGCGTCGGCAAGACCACGCTGTTCAAGACGATCGTCGGCCTGGAGCAGCCCGACTCCGGCACCGTACGCGTCGGCGACACCGTCCAGCTGTCCTATGTGGACCAGACGCGCGCCGGCATCGACCCGGACAAGAACGTCTGGCAGGTGGTCTCCGAGGAACTGGACTTCATCCAGGTGGGCAAGGTCGAGATGCCGTCCCGTGCGTATGTGTCGGCCTTCGGTTTCAAGGGTCCCGACCAGCAGAAGCCGGCCGGCGTGCTGTCCGGCGGTGAGCGCAACCGGCTCAACCTGGCGCTGACCCTCAAGCAGGGCGGCAACCTGATCCTGCTGGACGAGCCGACCAACGACCTGGACGTGGAGACCCTGTCCAGCCTGGAAAACGCGCTGCTGGAGTTTCCCGGCTGTGCGGTGATCACCTCGCACGACCGGTGGTTCCTGGACCGGGTGGCGACGCACATCCTGGCCTGGGAGGGCGACGACGCCGACCCGGCGAAGTGGTTCTGGTTCGAGGGCAACTTCGACGCGTACGAGAAGAACAAGATCGAACGGCTCGGACCGGAGGCCGCGCGGCCGCACTCGGTGACCTACCGCCGCCTGACGCGCGACTAG
- a CDS encoding RNA polymerase sigma factor: MTLDVRAAVDAVHRQSWGRVLAAAARIANGDLHLAEEACQEAFVSALRTWPDRGVPDNPVAWLSQAARRKVIDRLRQEDTIRRRLPLLASDDGPEEEVDAVAVDFDDRLRLVFTCCHPALAAEARVALTLRMVCGLTTAEIARAFLVSEPTMAARVTRAKKKIAAAGIPYRVPADHDLPDRLDGVLSVVHLVFTTGHVAPVRPDLVERALDLARVLAALMPDEPEVLGLLALLLLTDARRDARTDADGRLVLLPDQDRSRWDWTAIEQGGQLLERAARRVTAPGRFLIQASIAAAHSARTAEETDWRAILAGYDRLLAAWPSPVVALNRTVAVSYVRGPEAALADLDTLADDPRLSRYHYLPATRADFLRRLGRLTEAAQAYEAALALEPAEAEAAFLRERLMSVRSTF, from the coding sequence GTGACGTTGGACGTACGGGCCGCGGTCGACGCCGTCCACCGGCAGAGCTGGGGACGCGTGTTGGCCGCGGCCGCGCGGATCGCCAACGGCGACCTGCACCTGGCCGAGGAGGCCTGCCAGGAGGCGTTCGTGTCGGCGCTACGTACCTGGCCGGATCGCGGCGTTCCGGACAATCCGGTCGCCTGGCTGAGCCAGGCCGCGCGGCGCAAGGTCATCGATCGGCTGCGGCAGGAGGACACCATCCGCCGGCGGTTGCCGCTGCTCGCGAGCGACGACGGGCCAGAGGAGGAGGTGGACGCGGTGGCGGTCGACTTCGACGACCGGCTGCGGTTGGTGTTCACCTGCTGCCACCCGGCGCTGGCCGCCGAGGCACGCGTCGCGCTGACGCTGCGGATGGTGTGCGGACTGACGACGGCCGAGATCGCGCGCGCGTTCCTGGTCAGCGAGCCGACGATGGCCGCGCGCGTGACGCGTGCGAAGAAGAAGATCGCCGCCGCCGGCATCCCCTACCGCGTGCCGGCCGATCATGATCTGCCGGACCGGCTCGACGGCGTGCTGTCGGTCGTCCACCTGGTCTTCACCACCGGCCACGTCGCGCCGGTGCGGCCTGACCTGGTCGAACGCGCGCTCGACCTGGCGAGGGTGCTGGCGGCGTTGATGCCGGACGAGCCGGAAGTGCTCGGGCTGCTGGCGTTGCTGCTGCTCACCGACGCACGGCGGGACGCGCGTACGGACGCCGACGGCCGGCTCGTGCTGCTGCCGGACCAGGACCGGTCGCGGTGGGACTGGACCGCGATCGAGCAGGGTGGCCAGCTGCTGGAGCGCGCCGCGCGGCGCGTCACGGCTCCTGGCCGGTTTCTGATCCAGGCCTCGATCGCGGCCGCGCACTCGGCGCGTACGGCCGAGGAGACCGACTGGAGGGCGATCCTGGCCGGCTACGACCGGCTGCTCGCCGCGTGGCCGAGCCCGGTGGTCGCGCTGAACCGTACGGTCGCCGTGTCCTACGTACGTGGACCGGAGGCGGCGCTCGCCGACCTCGACACCCTGGCCGATGACCCGCGGCTGAGCCGCTATCACTACCTGCCGGCCACCCGGGCCGACTTCCTGCGCCGCCTCGGCCGGCTGACCGAGGCGGCGCAGGCGTACGAGGCCGCGCTGGCACTGGAACCGGCCGAGGCGGAGGCGGCGTTTCTCCGCGAGCGGCTAATGTCTGTCCGGTCAACGTTTTAG
- a CDS encoding YciI family protein, which translates to MSKYVFLLYGVEADWEDTPENWEASMAQHAAFAEAVAAAGASIVGGEALTSTPQARTVRDHTLVTDGPFAETKEQLGAFYVIEAADLEQALALAKQVPETVVEVRPVIATG; encoded by the coding sequence ATGTCGAAATACGTGTTTCTGTTGTACGGCGTCGAAGCCGACTGGGAGGACACGCCGGAGAACTGGGAGGCGTCGATGGCCCAGCACGCGGCGTTCGCCGAGGCGGTGGCCGCGGCCGGCGCCAGCATCGTCGGCGGCGAAGCGCTCACCTCGACCCCGCAAGCGCGGACCGTACGCGACCACACGCTGGTCACCGACGGACCGTTCGCGGAGACCAAGGAGCAGCTCGGCGCGTTCTACGTGATCGAGGCCGCCGACCTGGAGCAGGCGCTCGCACTGGCGAAGCAGGTCCCCGAGACGGTCGTCGAAGTGCGGCCGGTCATCGCGACAGGCTGA
- a CDS encoding YciI family protein: MTTYTLLLFVPEDDWVGKAIQRDELQARHAAFVREVAATGAKILNGVELTGTEAATTIRKRTDADDTITDGPFAETKEQLGGYYVVEATDLDQVIRLAKLLPEPAIEIRPVVQGG, translated from the coding sequence ATGACGACGTACACGCTGCTGCTCTTCGTGCCGGAGGACGACTGGGTCGGCAAGGCGATCCAGCGGGACGAGCTGCAGGCGCGGCACGCCGCGTTCGTCCGCGAGGTCGCCGCGACCGGCGCGAAGATCCTCAACGGCGTCGAGCTGACCGGTACGGAGGCGGCGACCACCATCCGCAAGCGTACGGACGCCGACGACACGATCACCGACGGTCCGTTCGCCGAGACCAAGGAGCAGCTCGGCGGCTACTACGTGGTGGAGGCCACCGACCTCGACCAGGTTATCCGGCTGGCCAAGCTGCTGCCCGAGCCGGCCATCGAAATCCGTCCCGTCGTTCAAGGAGGCTGA
- a CDS encoding GH1 family beta-glucosidase, translated as MDFPAFPEGFVWGTSTAAYQIEGAVGESGRGPSIWDTFSHTPGRTAHGDTGDVACDHFHRYRDDIGLMTDLGVAAYRFSVAWPRIQPDGKGPANVEGLDFYQRLVDELGDAGITPFLTLYHWDLPQALEDAGGWRVRDTAERFAEYAAIVHSALADRVPMWTTLNEPFCSAFIGYSEGRHAPGATEGHGALAAAHHLLLGHGLAVKAMRAQQYGDEKFGITLNMAHVTPATDDPADVAAAQRSDLLQNRVFSDPILAGRWPSGEAELWSPISDFSFRKAGDLDIVHQPLDFLGLNNYAPTYAKNAPTVDGDVTFRVATDIGVVDNPPATLGRTAMGWPVEADGLRRLLVWLRDSYPQLPPVYITENGCAYVDTVVDGKVDDPERIAYFDSHLRAVRQAIDEDVDVRGYIAWSLMDNFEWGYGYTKRFGLVYVDYQTQQRIPKSSYYWYKKLVTRRGDSNEG; from the coding sequence GTGGACTTTCCGGCGTTTCCGGAAGGGTTCGTGTGGGGTACGTCGACGGCGGCGTACCAGATAGAAGGCGCCGTCGGCGAGAGCGGCCGCGGACCGTCGATCTGGGACACCTTCTCGCACACGCCAGGCAGGACCGCGCACGGCGACACCGGCGACGTGGCCTGCGACCACTTCCACCGCTATCGCGACGACATCGGCCTGATGACCGACCTCGGTGTCGCCGCCTACCGGTTTTCCGTTGCCTGGCCGCGCATCCAGCCAGACGGCAAGGGCCCGGCCAACGTCGAGGGACTGGACTTCTACCAGCGGTTGGTCGACGAGCTCGGCGACGCCGGCATCACCCCGTTTCTCACGCTGTATCACTGGGATCTCCCCCAGGCGCTGGAAGACGCCGGCGGCTGGCGCGTACGCGACACCGCCGAACGCTTTGCCGAATACGCGGCGATCGTGCACAGTGCGCTGGCCGACCGCGTCCCCATGTGGACGACGCTCAACGAGCCGTTTTGTTCCGCGTTCATCGGCTATTCCGAGGGCCGGCACGCGCCCGGCGCGACCGAAGGCCACGGCGCTCTCGCTGCCGCCCACCACCTGCTGCTCGGCCATGGCCTGGCGGTCAAGGCGATGCGGGCGCAACAGTACGGCGACGAGAAGTTTGGCATCACGCTGAACATGGCGCACGTGACACCGGCGACCGACGATCCGGCCGACGTGGCCGCCGCGCAACGCTCGGATCTGTTGCAGAACCGGGTCTTCTCCGATCCGATCCTGGCCGGCCGGTGGCCGTCCGGCGAGGCCGAGCTGTGGTCGCCGATCAGCGACTTCTCCTTCCGCAAGGCCGGCGACCTGGACATCGTGCACCAGCCGCTGGACTTCCTCGGCCTGAACAACTACGCGCCGACGTACGCGAAAAACGCGCCCACCGTCGACGGCGATGTGACTTTCCGCGTCGCCACTGACATCGGTGTCGTGGACAACCCGCCGGCGACGCTCGGCCGTACGGCCATGGGATGGCCGGTCGAGGCCGACGGCCTGCGCCGGCTGCTGGTCTGGTTGCGCGACTCCTATCCGCAGCTGCCCCCGGTCTATATCACCGAAAACGGCTGCGCGTACGTCGACACCGTGGTCGACGGCAAGGTCGACGACCCGGAGCGGATCGCCTATTTCGACAGCCATCTGCGCGCCGTACGGCAGGCGATCGACGAAGACGTCGACGTACGCGGCTACATCGCGTGGTCGTTGATGGACAACTTCGAATGGGGTTACGGCTACACCAAGCGCTTCGGTTTGGTCTATGTGGACTACCAGACGCAGCAACGCATTCCGAAGTCCAGCTACTACTGGTACAAGAAGCTCGTCACTCGCCGCGGGGATTCCAACGAGGGGTAA
- a CDS encoding carbohydrate ABC transporter permease: MRESLSFKIVRAVGLAALTIFTLVPLYVMISTSIKPLGDVQNDFKWIPTTITFRPFVDIWSTVPLARYFINSVLVASISSIASVTLAVFAAYAISRYSFRGRELFRMTVLSTQMFPGILFLLPLYLIYVNIGQVTGIKLVGNLSGLIITYLTFTLPFSIWMLVGYFNSIPRGLDEAALVDGASPVRALLSIIVPAAKPGIVAVLIYSFMTSWSESLFASVLVDDSSRTLAVGLAEYSNYVGVYWNQVMAASIVVSIPVVVGFLLMQRYLVQGLTAGAVK; the protein is encoded by the coding sequence ATGCGTGAGTCGCTGTCCTTCAAGATCGTACGCGCGGTCGGCCTGGCCGCCCTGACGATCTTCACGCTGGTCCCGCTGTACGTGATGATCTCGACGTCGATCAAACCGCTTGGGGACGTACAGAACGACTTCAAGTGGATCCCCACCACGATCACTTTCCGGCCGTTCGTGGACATCTGGTCGACGGTGCCGCTGGCCCGCTATTTCATCAACAGCGTGCTGGTCGCCAGCATCTCCAGCATCGCGTCGGTGACGCTGGCAGTTTTCGCCGCGTACGCGATCAGCCGCTATTCCTTCCGCGGCCGCGAACTGTTCCGGATGACCGTGCTGTCCACCCAGATGTTCCCCGGCATCCTGTTCCTGCTGCCGCTCTATCTGATCTATGTCAACATCGGCCAGGTCACCGGCATCAAGCTGGTCGGCAACCTGTCCGGCCTGATCATCACCTACCTGACGTTCACACTGCCGTTCTCCATCTGGATGCTCGTCGGCTATTTCAACTCGATCCCGCGTGGCCTGGACGAGGCGGCGCTGGTCGACGGGGCCAGCCCGGTGCGCGCGTTGCTGTCGATCATCGTGCCAGCGGCGAAACCCGGCATCGTCGCGGTGCTCATCTATTCCTTCATGACGTCGTGGAGCGAGTCGCTTTTCGCGTCGGTGCTGGTCGACGACAGCTCGCGTACGCTGGCGGTCGGCCTCGCCGAGTATTCCAACTACGTCGGCGTCTACTGGAATCAGGTGATGGCCGCGTCGATCGTCGTCAGCATCCCGGTGGTGGTCGGATTCCTGCTGATGCAGCGTTACCTGGTCCAAGGCCTGACCGCTGGTGCGGTGAAATAG
- a CDS encoding carbohydrate ABC transporter permease, with amino-acid sequence MTSLSTAAQSGGLPPADEAAPPGPEKVRRRRRPLSSRALPYLLLAPALLFELLVHVIPMLTGVAISFLKLNAFYLRHWLQAPFAGFDNYAFSVNFNSAIGAGLLRSVGVTILFSVVVVSLSWLLGIFGATLLQRSFRGRAILRTIFLVPYALPVFASVIVWKFMLSQDTGMVNHVLSSLHLSDGKTFWLLGNNAFVSTAIVAVWRLWPFALLTLMAGMQSIPTDIYEAASVDGAGMWQQFRRLTLPMLKPVDQVLILVLFLWTFNDFNVPYTLFADSPPASADLVTIHIRQSSFITWNFGLGSAMSVLMLLFLLVVTVGYLFVTSRRTHDA; translated from the coding sequence ATGACCAGCCTGTCAACGGCCGCGCAGTCTGGAGGGCTGCCTCCAGCTGATGAGGCGGCGCCGCCCGGACCCGAAAAGGTCCGGCGGCGTCGCCGTCCGCTGAGCAGCCGCGCACTGCCGTATCTGCTGCTCGCGCCGGCCCTGCTTTTCGAGCTGCTGGTGCACGTGATCCCGATGCTGACCGGTGTCGCGATCAGTTTTCTCAAGCTCAACGCGTTTTATCTGCGCCACTGGCTGCAGGCGCCGTTCGCCGGCTTCGACAACTACGCGTTCTCGGTCAACTTCAACTCCGCGATCGGCGCCGGCCTGCTGCGTTCGGTCGGCGTCACGATCCTGTTCAGCGTCGTCGTGGTGTCGCTGAGCTGGCTGCTCGGCATCTTCGGCGCGACGCTGCTGCAACGCAGCTTTCGCGGCCGGGCGATCCTGCGGACGATTTTCCTGGTGCCGTACGCGCTTCCGGTCTTCGCGTCGGTGATCGTCTGGAAGTTCATGCTGAGCCAGGACACCGGCATGGTCAACCACGTCCTGTCCTCGCTGCACCTGTCCGACGGCAAAACCTTCTGGCTGCTCGGAAACAACGCGTTCGTCAGCACCGCGATCGTGGCGGTCTGGCGGCTGTGGCCGTTCGCGCTGCTGACCCTGATGGCCGGCATGCAGTCGATCCCGACCGACATCTACGAGGCCGCGTCGGTCGACGGCGCCGGCATGTGGCAGCAGTTTCGCCGGCTGACGCTGCCGATGCTCAAGCCGGTCGACCAGGTGCTGATCCTGGTGCTGTTCCTGTGGACGTTCAACGACTTCAACGTGCCATACACGTTGTTCGCCGACTCACCACCGGCCAGCGCCGACCTGGTGACCATCCACATCAGACAGTCGTCGTTCATCACCTGGAACTTCGGCCTCGGCTCGGCGATGTCGGTGCTGATGCTGCTGTTCCTGCTGGTGGTCACGGTCGGATATCTGTTCGTGACCTCGAGGAGGACACACGATGCGTGA
- a CDS encoding ABC transporter substrate-binding protein, translating to MRKKALAFLSAALLAASGLAACSSGGSGSDANTITYWASNQAPSLQKDKEILTPRLAAFTKQTGIKVNLEVIAWDHLLDRITTATTSGDGPDVVNIGNTWSASLQATGAFVDFDSATFKKVGGKEKFLATSLSSTGAAGKAPTSVPLYGLSYGLFYNKKKFADAGIANPPTSWTEFVADAKKLTNPAKGEYGVSFAGASYTENVHFAYILGQQYGSDYFDASGKATFATPQNVKGVKRYLDWLGADKISIPSSAEHGQGQDAVADFTSGKAAMIMQQTGTTASIAAGGMKESDYGVVPLPIENPLPPGGRKITSFVAGINISAFKEKNTEAALKFINYMTSPAVQVDLNKQFGSLPVVGAATSDPAFQTPTKKVFVDVLRNSSKTMPMVVNESQFETTVGAALKDLVAQQATGKIASEADVKAALTAAQQKLTSGG from the coding sequence GTGCGCAAGAAAGCCCTCGCGTTCCTCTCGGCGGCCCTGCTAGCGGCGAGCGGCCTGGCGGCCTGCTCGTCCGGCGGCAGCGGTTCGGACGCCAACACGATCACCTACTGGGCCAGCAACCAGGCCCCCAGCCTGCAAAAGGACAAGGAAATCCTGACTCCGCGGCTGGCGGCGTTCACCAAGCAGACCGGCATCAAGGTCAACCTCGAGGTGATCGCCTGGGATCACCTGCTCGACCGGATCACCACCGCCACCACCTCCGGCGACGGACCGGACGTGGTCAACATCGGCAACACCTGGTCGGCGTCGCTGCAGGCGACCGGCGCGTTCGTCGACTTCGACAGCGCCACCTTCAAGAAGGTCGGCGGCAAGGAGAAGTTCCTGGCCACCAGCCTCAGCTCCACCGGAGCGGCCGGCAAGGCGCCGACCTCGGTGCCGTTGTACGGCCTGTCGTACGGCTTGTTCTACAACAAAAAGAAGTTCGCCGACGCCGGCATCGCCAACCCGCCGACCAGCTGGACCGAGTTCGTGGCGGACGCCAAGAAACTCACCAACCCGGCCAAGGGCGAGTACGGCGTGTCCTTCGCCGGCGCCAGCTACACCGAAAACGTGCACTTCGCGTACATCCTCGGCCAGCAGTACGGCAGCGACTATTTCGACGCGTCCGGCAAGGCCACCTTCGCCACCCCGCAGAATGTAAAAGGCGTGAAGCGTTACCTGGACTGGCTCGGCGCCGACAAAATCTCCATCCCGAGCTCCGCGGAGCACGGCCAGGGTCAGGACGCTGTCGCCGACTTCACCAGTGGCAAGGCCGCGATGATCATGCAGCAGACCGGCACCACGGCCTCGATCGCCGCCGGTGGCATGAAGGAAAGTGACTACGGCGTCGTACCGCTGCCGATCGAGAACCCGCTGCCGCCCGGCGGCCGCAAGATCACCAGCTTCGTCGCCGGCATCAACATCTCGGCGTTCAAGGAGAAGAACACCGAGGCCGCGCTGAAGTTCATCAACTACATGACCAGTCCGGCCGTGCAGGTCGACCTGAACAAGCAGTTCGGCTCGCTTCCGGTGGTCGGCGCGGCCACCTCCGACCCCGCCTTCCAGACGCCGACGAAGAAGGTTTTCGTGGACGTACTGCGGAATTCGTCCAAGACGATGCCGATGGTCGTCAACGAAAGCCAGTTCGAGACCACGGTCGGTGCCGCGCTGAAAGACCTGGTTGCTCAACAGGCGACCGGAAAGATCGCCAGTGAGGCCGACGTGAAGGCCGCACTGACCGCGGCGCAGCAGAAGTTGACGAGCGGCGGCTGA
- a CDS encoding LacI family DNA-binding transcriptional regulator translates to MKRPTILDIARAAGVSKGAVSYALNGRPGVSVETRARILGIAEDMGWIPSSAARALSSDRAEAIGLIAVRQPELVATEPYFMRMMAGVEKTLAERGMALLLTVVSDPARELELYRRWWGGRRVDGMLLFDMRMDDPRPRWIRKAGAPAVIIGAQRAYAGISCTRVNYQDAMFRAVGHLADLGHKRIARISGPHTLEHVVRRQRYFADATKKILGTEQPQVETDYTAAEGVRATKALLANPAPPTAIVYDNDIMAVASVATLTNEGVRVPTDLAVLAWDDSPLCELVHPAVTAFTHDITAEASEAAALLIDRIEHGTAADRWLEPPRLTVRRSTDPSA, encoded by the coding sequence ATGAAGCGGCCGACGATCCTGGATATCGCGCGTGCTGCCGGGGTGTCCAAAGGTGCGGTGTCGTACGCGCTGAATGGTCGGCCCGGGGTGTCGGTGGAGACGCGGGCGCGGATTCTGGGCATCGCCGAGGATATGGGGTGGATCCCGAGCAGCGCGGCGCGTGCGTTGTCCAGCGATCGGGCCGAGGCGATCGGGCTGATCGCGGTGCGGCAGCCGGAGTTGGTGGCCACCGAACCGTATTTTATGCGCATGATGGCCGGCGTCGAGAAGACCCTGGCCGAGCGGGGCATGGCGTTGCTGCTGACGGTCGTCTCCGACCCGGCTCGCGAGCTGGAGCTCTATCGGCGCTGGTGGGGCGGCCGGCGGGTGGATGGCATGTTGCTGTTCGACATGCGGATGGACGACCCGCGGCCGCGGTGGATACGCAAGGCCGGAGCGCCGGCGGTGATCATCGGCGCCCAGCGGGCGTACGCCGGGATTTCCTGCACGCGCGTCAACTACCAGGATGCCATGTTCCGCGCGGTCGGCCACCTTGCCGATCTTGGGCACAAGCGGATCGCGCGCATCTCGGGTCCGCACACACTGGAGCACGTCGTCCGCCGCCAGCGATATTTTGCCGACGCCACAAAGAAGATCCTTGGGACCGAGCAGCCGCAGGTGGAGACCGACTACACCGCGGCCGAAGGTGTACGCGCGACCAAGGCGCTGCTCGCCAACCCCGCGCCGCCGACCGCGATCGTGTACGACAACGACATCATGGCGGTCGCCTCGGTCGCGACGCTGACCAACGAAGGCGTACGTGTGCCGACCGATCTTGCCGTGCTGGCGTGGGACGACTCGCCGCTGTGCGAGCTGGTCCATCCGGCCGTCACCGCGTTCACACACGACATCACCGCCGAGGCGAGCGAGGCCGCCGCGCTGCTGATCGACCGGATCGAGCACGGGACGGCCGCTGACCGCTGGCTGGAACCACCGCGACTCACCGTGCGTAGAAGCACCGATCCTTCTGCGTAA
- a CDS encoding carbohydrate ABC transporter permease, with protein sequence MTTTTEVPAPARTRVAKRSKATGSGGWPSILPYVGIAIIVIYCLAPFYWMIVSSLRRTNDLFDNFPVPRPFSLENYGAAFDPRNGFARALLNSVIVAGITTILVLLVGTMCAYALARLEFRFKGVALALIIATSMFPGISVVVPLFNLFTDIGWINTYQAMILPSMSFALPLAVWNLTVFFRQMPYELEEAAQIDGCTPGQAFRKVILPLAAPGVFTTAIIAFIAAWNEYIIALSMVNNPAYRTAPVIVALFTGTTNFDAPYGTQMAAGVIVTIPLVIMVLFFQRRIVAGLTAGGVK encoded by the coding sequence ATGACCACCACGACCGAGGTCCCGGCACCGGCGCGCACCAGGGTTGCCAAGCGCAGCAAGGCAACCGGCTCCGGCGGCTGGCCGAGCATCCTGCCCTATGTCGGCATCGCCATCATCGTCATTTACTGTCTGGCACCGTTTTACTGGATGATCGTCTCCAGTTTGCGGCGCACCAACGACCTGTTCGACAACTTCCCGGTCCCCCGCCCGTTCTCGCTGGAAAACTACGGCGCCGCCTTCGACCCGCGAAACGGCTTTGCCCGCGCACTGCTCAACAGCGTGATCGTCGCCGGCATCACCACGATCCTGGTGCTGCTCGTCGGCACCATGTGCGCGTACGCACTGGCGCGGCTGGAGTTTCGCTTCAAGGGCGTCGCGCTGGCCCTGATCATCGCCACCTCGATGTTTCCCGGCATCTCCGTGGTCGTACCGTTGTTCAACCTTTTCACCGACATCGGCTGGATCAACACCTACCAGGCGATGATCCTGCCAAGCATGTCCTTCGCACTGCCGCTCGCGGTGTGGAACCTGACGGTGTTTTTCCGTCAGATGCCGTACGAACTCGAGGAAGCCGCCCAGATCGACGGCTGCACACCAGGCCAGGCCTTCCGAAAGGTGATCCTGCCACTCGCCGCGCCCGGTGTTTTCACCACTGCGATCATTGCGTTCATCGCGGCGTGGAATGAGTACATTATTGCGCTGAGCATGGTAAATAATCCCGCGTATCGGACGGCTCCTGTCATTGTGGCGTTGTTTACTGGGACTACCAATTTTGACGCGCCGTATGGGACGCAGATGGCGGCGGGGGTTATTGTTACGATTCCGTTGGTTATTATGGTGTTGTTCTTTCAGCGGAGGATTGTGGCTGGGTTGACAGCTGGTGGAGTGAAGTAA